The DNA region GTAGATTTCGTTCCCGTTGAACAATATCTGTCCTTCATATGATAGACAGACTGTTGAGGCAAACAAAAGCACTACGGCGAAGACAGTTCTCAAGCGGGGCACGCCAATTAACTTGTTGTCACCATTCTTTTCCATTTTTTCGATCTCCTCGTGAAACAGATAGAAGCTCTCTAAGCAAACTCTCCAAATCGCTTGATAATGGACACAAACGTCGATGAGGCTCTCATGAGGAGTTCCTAGTGGACATGAAGCCACACACACATTGGTGAATTTCCTCTGTTATTCCACGCGTAGTAGGGAATAAGAGAAAATCTAACGTTCTTGCCCTTGCTCTTGACTGAACCAAGAGAATCGTATAGCTTCTTATCCCAGTCATCAAGATCATAAGCTATTCCTTTTCCACTTATAACAACTGGATTCCCATCTAGAGCGTCACTCTCGGATAGTTCGAAGTTTCTTTTCGAAGGAACCGACAACGTTCGTACATCAAAAGTGGGGTTGTCTATACCTTCTGCACAATAGATTAACGGGCCTCTTTGGATGGCCACTTTATCAGTATTCTCTCTCAGAAGCGGATTTGCTGTCATCATTCGGATTCGCATCGGAAGTGTGAGCGAGACTTCAGTCTTGCCCTTCCAGTTTCCCTCAAGTCTGACGAATCCCTTTTCCGGTCTTATCTTTTGCTTAACACCATCAATTTGAAGGTCGAAATTTCCTTCAGTCCATTCTGGAATTCTCAGGAGAATGGAGAGACTGGTATCAAGATCTGTGGAAATTACGAGATTCACTTCTTCAGAATGAGGGAAGGCTGTCTTTTGAACGATTGATACCTCTCCGTCTCTGAAAGGAATTGACGCTCTACTTGCTTCATAGAAATTGACTCTTATCTCATCGAGTGTTGTACCGTAAAGATAGCCACTGAATGAGGTGAGAAGCCTGGCAATGTTCGGGGGACAACAGGCACACTCAAACCATTCCTTTCTGTTGTGGTTGCCGACGTCTTCAAGTGGGTTCACATAGAAGTAGCGTCTCCCGTCAAGAGAGATTCCCGACAAGACACTATTATAGAAAGACCTTTCAAGTACATCGAGGTACTTCGCATCACCAGCGAGCATATACATTCGCCAGTTCCAGAAAACATTTCCAATCGCGGCACATGTTTCGGAATAGGCTCTCCCGCTTGGCAGTTCATAAGCTTCCCCAAAAGCCTCTCCTTCATATCTTGATCCTACTCCGCCCGTAATGTACATTTTTCTCGATGTCAGATCTATCCACAGCCTCTCAAGAACGGCGAGAAGTGTTTCGTCGCCTGTTTCGAGAAATACGTCGGCCGCTCCTGTCAGTAAATAAAGCATTCTAACCGCGTGCCCTGCGAGTTCCTTAAGGTCTCTGAAAGATGCGTGGTCGATATGGTATTCATCACCACCGGCGTAACCCTTTCCTCGATTGTCAATGAGCCTTTGGACAAATTCCAGATAATTGCGATTTCCAGTCTCGCGGTGCAGCTCGATCATTGCCATTTCCAGTTCTGGATGCCCGGTAGTCACTTCACAGTCATCATCGGGAAAAGTTTTCAGGATGTTATCGGCCACTTTCACACATACGTTGAAGAGGGACTCATTCCCGGTAACTCTTTTGTAAGCTATTCCCGCCTGAATAAGATGACCTGCGCAGTAGAGCTCATGCATACTCTTCAAGTCTTTCCATTTCTCCGATGCTCTTTCACCTGTGAAGTAAGTATTAACGTAACCTACTTCGCTTTTCTTCTGAACACTCTCTATAAGGGTTATCAAAGATTCTATTCTTGTTTGAATCTCGGAATCCTCGTCATACGAAAGGGAATACGAGGCCGCTTCTATCCACTTATAAATATCGGAATCATTGAAGAACCAGCCTGTAAAATCTCCTTCCATGCTCCCTATAGCCTTTCTGAAGTTATCAATTCTGCCACTAGATTCAAGATAATCATATTGAAGAGCGAGACTGGTCGATTTCATCAGATCTTGATATCTTCTTACAAAACCCGCCAGTTCTACTCTTTCAATTGCTATAGGTCTCACCTGTGCTCTTGGTGACCGTGACGTATCATTAACGAAAGTCACTTTGTCCACCTCCAAAGAAGATCCTCTCTTCTCAAGAGTAGCAGAAATCGTGGAAACTTTTGTATCCTGAAATAGGGAGGTCATAACCATGTTTGAGAAGATAGATTACTGGATATCTGCTGCGAGTTATTCAGACAGAAACGGGACTTGGCTAATAGAAGCGGCGCTCATTCATCCGAACATTGGAGAGACCCACGAATATGGTGAGGAATGGACGCGCGAAGAGATTATGGAAAAGTGTGATGTGTTTGTGTTTTGTTTGATCACAAGAGACGAAAAAGGCAATTGGAATAGGGGAGATCAGCTGAGAAAGATTGAGACTGAGAAAGGGACTTTTATCAGGATTGATGGTTTAAAGAAAACAGGCGATTATCTTGGTGATATTCCGTTCTTTGAAGGAGCCAGATAAGCTGAATAGATTTGCTAACAAGAACTGAAGCAAATCAATAATTGCATCAAGAAATGATCTTCAAGATCCATAGATCATGTAAATTCCTGGTGTTCGATCTTGGACCTGTTTGTAATAAGCTTCTTTTAAGGATATTCACTGTGATATTATTAAAAATACTATTAGTTCAATTAGCTCGATTTCTTATTTAGCGGATCAAAAAAAGATGGTTTGGGGGTTTCAGATGAAGGTTAAGATTCTCTTGACGCTTGGTATTCTATTCTTTATCGTAAGTGCTTTCGGAGTTGGATCTATAAGATATCTGGTTAGGCCCGGAGATAGGCTTTTCAATATAATTAGGGATTACAATTTGAGGA from Mesotoga sp. BH458_6_3_2_1 includes:
- a CDS encoding glycoside hydrolase family 127 protein, whose amino-acid sequence is MTFVNDTSRSPRAQVRPIAIERVELAGFVRRYQDLMKSTSLALQYDYLESSGRIDNFRKAIGSMEGDFTGWFFNDSDIYKWIEAASYSLSYDEDSEIQTRIESLITLIESVQKKSEVGYVNTYFTGERASEKWKDLKSMHELYCAGHLIQAGIAYKRVTGNESLFNVCVKVADNILKTFPDDDCEVTTGHPELEMAMIELHRETGNRNYLEFVQRLIDNRGKGYAGGDEYHIDHASFRDLKELAGHAVRMLYLLTGAADVFLETGDETLLAVLERLWIDLTSRKMYITGGVGSRYEGEAFGEAYELPSGRAYSETCAAIGNVFWNWRMYMLAGDAKYLDVLERSFYNSVLSGISLDGRRYFYVNPLEDVGNHNRKEWFECACCPPNIARLLTSFSGYLYGTTLDEIRVNFYEASRASIPFRDGEVSIVQKTAFPHSEEVNLVISTDLDTSLSILLRIPEWTEGNFDLQIDGVKQKIRPEKGFVRLEGNWKGKTEVSLTLPMRIRMMTANPLLRENTDKVAIQRGPLIYCAEGIDNPTFDVRTLSVPSKRNFELSESDALDGNPVVISGKGIAYDLDDWDKKLYDSLGSVKSKGKNVRFSLIPYYAWNNRGNSPMCVWLHVH